In the genome of Streptosporangiales bacterium, the window TCATCGGCGCCCAGTGCCTGCACGCCACGGGCTACGCGATGGGCATGATGCGCGACGGCGCCGAGGACGCGGTCCTCGCCTACTTCGGCGACGGCGCGTCCGCCCAGGGCGACGTCAACGAGGCCCTGATCTGGGCCGGCGTGTTCAACACCCCCGTCGTGTTCTTCTGCCAGAACAACCAGTGGGCCATCTCGGTGCCCCTGCAGCGGCAGAGCCGTACCCCGCTGTACAAGCGCGCGCAGGGCTTCGGGTTCCCGGGCATCCAGGTCGACGGCAACGACGTGTTCGCGGTGCACGCGGTCACGTCCCGGGCGCTCGCCAGCGCGCGGGAGGGCAACGGGCCCACCCTGATCGAGGCGGTCACGTACCGCATGGGCGCCCACACCACCAACGACGACCCGTCGCGCTACCGCATCGAGAGCGAGGTCGAGGAGTGGCGGTTGAAGGACCCGATCGAACGGGTCCGCGTCTACCTCGCCCGCAGCGGCCTCGCCGACCAGGCGTTCTTCGACTCGATCGAGGAGGAGGCGAACGACCTCGCCGCCTCCCTGCGCAAGCGGTGCGTCGAGATGCCCGACCCCGACCCGACGCGGATGTTCTCCCAGGTCTACGCCGAGCCGAGCCCCCTGCTCGACCAGGAGCGCGAGGAGTACCTGAGCTACCTCGCGGGCTTCGAAGGAGGGCACTGATGAGCAAGGCAGCGCAGGAGCTCGACGAGTACCGCGGAGGGAGGGGCTGCGGTGTGGTCAGGAGTGGGCACGACGTTGTCGCGGCACCTGCCGGAGCGGTGCGAGGAGGCGGGCGCGCATGAGCAAGGTGACCCTGGGCAAGGCCGTCAACATGGGCTTGCGTCGCGCGCTCGAGGATGACCAGAAGGTCCTGATCATGGGCGAGGACGTCGGCCGGCTCGGTGGCGTCTTCCGCGTCACCGACGGGCTGCAGAAGGACTTCGGCGAGGACCGCGTCGTCGACACCCCGCTCGCCGAGTCGGGCATCATCGGCACGGCCGTCGGCCTGGCGATGCGCGGCTACCGGCCGGTGTGCGAGATCCAGTTCGACGGCTTCGTGTTCCCCGGCTTCGACCAGATCATCAGCCAGCTCGCCAAGCTGCGCTACCGGTCGCAGGGCCGGGTGCAGATGCCGGTCGTCGTGCGCATCCCGTTCGGCGGCGGCATCGGCGCGGTGGAGCACCACAGCGAGTCGCCGGAGACGTTCTTCGTCCACATCGCCGGGCTCAAGGTCGTCGCCTGCTCCAACCCCGCCGACGCGTACTGGATGATCCAGCAGGCGGTCGCGAGTGACGACCCCGTCATCTTCTTCGAGCCGAAGCGGCGCTACCACGACAAGGGCGAGGTCGACGTCGAGTCGACGCCCGACCCGTTGCACGCGTCCCGCGTCGTCCGTCCTGGTGGCCACTGCACGGTCGTGGGGTGGGGTCCGATGGTCCGTACGTCCCTCGACGCGGCCGCCGCGGCACAGGACGAGGGCACCGAGCTCGAGGTGATCGACCTCCGCTCGCTGTCGCCGCTCGACCTCGAGCCGGTGTACGACTCGGTACGGCGCACCGGCCGGCTCGTCGTCGTCAACGAGGCGCCGCGCACCGGTGGCCTGCCGGGCGAGATCGCGGCCATGGTGACCGAGCGGTGCTTCTACCACCTGGAGGCACCGGTCATGCGGGTCACCGGCTTCGACGCGCCCTACCCGCCCGCCCGGGTCGAGGACTCGTTCCTCCCCGACCTCGACCGCGTCCTCGACGCCGTCGACCGATCGCTCGCGTACTGAGGGGTTAGACCGTGGGCCTCAAGCACTTCAAGCTGCCCGATGTCGGTGAAGGCCTCACCGAGGGCGAGATCCTGCACTGGCTGGTCAAGCCGGGCGACGAGGTGACCGTCAACCAGAACCTCGTCGAGGTCGAGACGGCGAAGGTCGCGGTCGAGCTGCCGTCGCCATGGGCCGGCGTGGTCGCGACCCTGCATGTCGAGGAGGGCACGACCGTCGACGTCGGTGCGCCGATCATCTCCATCGACGTCCCCGGCGAGCCCGACGACGCTACCGGCGGCGACGAGGACACGGCGATGCTCGTCGGCTACGGCCCCAAGGCCGGCGCGTCCAGGCGCCGCCCGCGCAAGGCGACGGCCGCGGCCGCGGTCCGCGAGCCGGAACCGGCGCCCGCACCCGAGCCGGAGCCCGCGCCCGTCGCGGAGCCGGCGGCCGAGGTCGTCGGCGTCACCGTCCTGGCCAAGCCGCCCGTGCGGAAGCTGGCGAAGGACCTCGGCGTCGACCTGCGGGCGGTGACCGCCACCGGCGCCGGCGGCACGATCACCCGCGACGACGTCAGGGCGGCCGCCGAGGCGCCGTCCGCACCAGTGGCGGCTCCGGCCGGAGCACCCGCGCCCACCGGCGCCGGCATGCCGGTCGTCGTCCCCGCGGCGGGCTGGGTGCCCGAGCTGTCGTTCGCCGGACCCGACCGCTCCGCCCGCATCCCGGTGCGCGGCGTGCGCAAGCACACGGCGGCGGCGATGGTGACCAGCGCGTTCACCGCGCCGCACGTGACCGAGTTCGTCACCGTCGACGCGACCCGCACGATGAAACTCGTCCGCCGGCTGAAGGCGTCGCCGGAGTTCGACGGCGTCAAGGTGAGCCCGTTGCTGCTGCTCGCCAAGGGTGTCCTGCTGGCGCTCGCGCGCAACCCGATCGTCAACTCCACCTGGGTCGAGGAGTCGCAGGAGATCGTCGTCCGCGGCTACGTCAACCTCGGCATCGCCGCCGCGACCCCGCGCGGGCTCGTGGTGCCGCACATCCCCGACGCCGACCGTCTGTCCCTCGCCGGCCTGGCCGGGGCGTTGCAGGAGCTGACCGACACCGCGCGCGCGGGCAAGACGACGCCCGCGGCGATGCAGGGTGGCACGTTCACGATCACCAACGTCGGCGTGTTCGGCGTCGACACCGGCACTCCGATCCTCAACCCCGGTGAGGCCGGCATCCTCGCCATGGGCGCGATCAGGGAGCAGCCCTGGGTGCACAAGGGCGCGGTCGTCCCGCGGATGGTGACCACGCTCGGGCTGTCGTTCGACCACCGCATCGTCGACGGCGAGCAGGGCTCGAGGTTCCTGCGCGACATCGCCGACTTCGTCGAGGACCCGCAGACCCGCCTGTTCGCCTGGACCTGACGGGGCGCTAGTCGTCCTTCGGTCTCGCGCCGACGATCCTGGCGCGACCGAAGGACAGGTCGGCGAGTGCCCGCATGGTCTCGTCGGCCGGCTTGTCGCTGTACGCCGTCGAGGCGGTGAGCGGAGAGCCGAAGAACGCGGTGGTGCGTGCCTGGTCGAGCGCCGACCACGACCCCTTGAGCTGACCGACGCGCGGGTCGCGCGGAACCACGCAGATCACCTTCTCGACCAGCCAGCGCTTGGGCCGGATCTCGGCGATCAGCTCCCACGGGATCTGCGCGGCCAGCACCGGCCACTTGCGGATCCGCAGCCACACGCCCTGCCGGTCCGCGGCGAGGAGCGGGCCGCCCGTGACCTGGTTGAAGACCCGGAACCCGAAGCCGACGGTGTACAGGCCGACCGCGACGACGAGGCCGATCAGGCCGATCCGCCAGCCGCCGGTCACGAACAGATAGCCGGTCACCGCGAGCAGCACGACGAGCGGGACGCAGAACAGCAGCAGCCACATGCTGAGCCGCGGGCGTACGACGAACGGCAGGTCGCTCGGCACGCGCTTGGCGGTCCGCAGCGTAGGCGCCTTCCCCGTCGGTCCGGGAGGCGGCGGGAGCTGCATCGGCGGTGGTTTCGCCGCGTACGATCCCGGCGGGTCGACGACGGGTACCGGCGGCACGACGCTGCGTGGCGGCCGCGCCGGGTAGCCGTAGGGCCGCGGGTGCGGCGAGCCGGGAGGCGACACCGGGGGCGGCAGCGGTCGGATCGAGTGCGGCGGGACGGGAACCGGACGTGGCCTGGTCGGATACCGGTGCGCGCCGGGTGGACCTGGCGGCGGTGCCTGGCCGGGGGGTGGACCGTACGGCGCCTGGCCGTACGGCGACACGGGGCGGTCGGGAACCTGCCAACCTCCGTGCGGTGGCTGACTCACGGGACCCCCGACGGTACTCTGCTGCTGCTATCGGGAACGGTAGCAAGCCAGTCGGGGGCACGGCAGCCGACGCCCACCCGAATGGCGTCGATCTCACGCGTCCGGTCACGGCGGCCGGCGCATCGAGCGTGCCGAGAGGACCCGAAGACCATGGCGACCTGCGCACGGTGCGGACACGAGTCCGCGGGCCAGTTCTGTGGAAACTGCGGCGCTACGCTCGGCGGCGGTCCCGGTGGCCCGCAGGGTGGCCAGGGCGGCGGCAACGGCGGACCGGGAGCGACACCGCCGTGGGCGTCCTCGGGACTCGTCCCACCCTGGCAGCAGCACCAGGCGCAGACCACCACGACCCTCCCGCCACCCGGCGGTGGCGCACCCCCCGGCGGACCGACCGCGCCGGGCGGCGGGCCTGCGGGCTCCCAGCCGTACGTCCCGCCGAACGCGGCGAGCGGCGGCCCCGGGGAGCAGGTGAGCTGGCTCGAACGCACCTTCCGCGGCCGGCCGCTGCACTACCCGACGACGCTGTACTGGATCACCCGCGCGTGCATGCGCAACCCGCGCGGCCCGATGATGGCGTTCTTCACCACCTGGTTCAACGTGTACCTCGGGCTCGTCCTGGCCGCGATCGGCGGCGTCACCGGCGTGATCGCCGGCTGGCTCGGCGGCCTCACGACCGCGGTCGGGTTCATCGGGGACACCGGGGTCGGTCAGTTCATGCCCAACGCGGCGTTCAACATCAGCGGCGCCCTCGGCGCGGCGCTCGGCCTGGTGATCGGGGTGCTCGCCGGCTTCCTGGCCGGTATCCTCTGGTCGCCCCTGCTGATCTACGGCGTGACCGAGGACATCGTCCCGGTCATCGGCTGGGTGATCGGGCAGATCGTGAGCGGCATCGTCATCGGCTGGCTCTACACCCTGTTCCACAACATGTTCGAGGGCACGATCATGCGGTGGAAGGGCGCCCGCCAGCTCAGCCGGCGCGAGAACGAGCTGATCATGCCGATCGTCCGCGAGATGGCGCACCGGCTCGGCATGCACGGCGTCCCCCGGGTGCTGATGAACGAGTCCCGTGACGTCAACGCGTACGCCGGCGCCCGGCACATCGTGCTCAACCAGGGCCTGCTCGACGAGTTCGAGTACGACAAGGAGGTGCTGTCCGGTGTCATCGCCCACGAGCTGACGCACTGGCACAACGCCGACCCCGTGTCGAACGCGTTCGTGCGCGGCGTCGCGTTCCCGATCTACGTGATGTACACGTTCTGCGAGTGGGTGCGCAAGGCGCTCGGGCCGATGCTGGGGCCGATCTTCATGCTGCTGTTCATCTGGCTGATCTGGCCGCTGTACTTCATCATGCGGGTGATGATCGCCCCCGCCCACGCGACCGACACCCGTCCGGCGGAGATCATCGCCGACCGGGGCGCGGTCCAGGCGGGTCAGCGCGTCGGCATGCGCAGGGCCCTGGTCCGTATCAAGCACGCCATCGACGGCGGCCTCAGCGGCTGGGACGAGGCGATGTGCCGCACCCACCCGCCGACGGAGCTGCGGCTCGAACGGATGGAGGAGCCGGGCAAGAGCTACCCGCTTCCCGACCCGGACGGCCCGACGTCCAGCGTCGCGGCTGCCGGTGCCGGGGGCGGCAGCCTGATGAGGGACTAGCGGCATGACTGTGCTTCCCGCCGTCCTACTCCGCTCCGCTCCTCGCTCGCCGGGTGGGCGGGCGCTGGACCCTCTTCGGGTCGCTGCGATGCTCACTTCGGAGGACGGCTCATGACGACGGCAGAACAGCCGGCGGCGATCCCGCCCTTCCAGGTGACGCCGCGGCCGAACGTCTTCCTGGGCTGGGACCAGGCGCGCAACTACGAGAAGTGCTGGAGCGGACCGGAGGACTCGGTCGGCATCATCGGTCCACCGAGGTACGGCAAGTCGTCCGGCCTCGTGATCCCGTCCGTCCTGTGGTGGGGCGGCCCGGTGGTGTCGACGTCGACCCGCGGCGACATCCTCGGCTTCACCGGCAACTGGCGGCGCTCGATCGCGCAGTACTACGGCGGCGACGTGCTGATCTACGACCCGTTCGGCAGCGAGTACCCGGACCGATCGATGCACTGGTCCCCGTTGGCCGACTGCGCGGACCCGAGTGTGTGCTATCGCCGGGTGGCTGCGATGACGGCGGCGGCCAGCCAGGGCATGCAGGACGGTGACCACTGGCGCAGCGGTGCCGCGTCGATCCTGCGGGGCTACTTCCATGCGGCGGCACTGGAGGGCCTGTCGATCACGCATGTACGCCGGTGGCTCGCCACGCAGAACATCAGCGACGCGGCCGCGATCATGCGCATGTCGAGCAGCCCCGCGGCGATGTGGGCGGACGACCTCGACGCCATGCGTCACCTCGGTGACCGGGAACGCGGCAGCTTCTACTCGACGGCGCGCAACACCCTCGAGGCCCTGTCGGAGCCGAAGGCGCTCGAGTCGTGCTCGCGTACCGACCTGAACATCGACCACTTCCTGCGGAGCTCGTCGTCGCTGTTCATCATCGGCCCGTCGCACCAGCAGAAGGCCGCGGCGCCCCTCATCGCGGGCCTCGTCGACAGCATCGCGCACCGAGCCGCGGAGCTCGCCGCCCAGCAGGGCGGCCGGCTCGACCCGCCGCTGCTGCTCGCCCTCGACGAGGTCGCCAACATCGCCCCGATCGAGAGCCTGCCGTCCCTCGTCAGCGAGGGCGGCGGCCGCGGCGTCATCACCATGTGGGCGACGCAGAGCCTCGCGCAGCTGCGGGTGAGGTACGGCGAGGAGCAGCAGGCGTCGATCCTCGCGGCGACGACGGCGAAGCTCATCTTCGGCGGCCTGTCCAACGGTCGCGACCTCAACGACATCTCGGCCTGGGCCGGTGAGGAGAAGCAGACCCAGGTCACCTTCTCGTCCGGCCAGGGCGGCCAGGGCCGGGTCGGCCCGTGGGGCGGCGACTCCGGGGGCATCAGTGGTCACAGCCGGACGATGGGTCGCGAGCAGCAGGTCAGCAGCTTCATGTACCCGGCCCTGCCGGTCAACGCGATCCAGCTGCTGCCACCGCTGAACGCCTGGCTGTTCTACCGCAGCGACCGACCCCTGAGGGTCGAGACCCGACCAGCGGGCGCGATCCCCGAGTACCAGGCGATCAGGGGCTTCACGCCATGACCGACGTGCTCCTTCCGGTAGGTCAACCACTGGGATTCGTGTACCCGTTCGCTGCGGGCGACGGCGAGCCCGCCGCGTCGGTCCGCGTCGGTGACGACATCCAGGAGCTGAGTCCGGGCGAGTACCGGATCTGGCTCATGGCATTCGGTCCGACGGATGACGATGACCTCGTCCGGCGTGCCGAGGAGCTCGGTGTCACCGATTCGCGCGATGTCATCGAGGCGTACCTCGAGCTCGGACTGTTCATCAACGTCGACCCTGCCGGCCCCATGGACACGTTGGCCACGGTCCTCGACGAGCATCGGCTCACACCGGGTGGAGTCGGGATGGGGAACTCCCCCGAGGAACCCGGAACCTTCTCCGTGGGAGGGCCGGAGCTGGAGCCACGTGTGCGGATGAACCTCGACGTCTACACCCTCTGGGCGACGTCGAACGGAGCTTCGATTCTGCGGTTGTGCCGCGACATGACCAGCGGTGGAGAGCGTGATCTCGAAGGGATCGTCAGGAACATCGCCGAGAACCTTCCCGGTTTGATCGGTACGGGATCAGGCTTCCTGGACCGTGTGTGATGTCGGCGCCTGAGATGGACGAGGGTGGCGGTCGCTCACGTTTCCTGGACGGCGTCAGCAGACACGGCCCCCGGGTCTGTCAATGGGCGGGCGCGACCATCGGCTTCGCCGTGCACGGCCCGGCAGGGGCAGCGGCCGGAGGCTATCTCGGCAAGGTCGGCGGCGTTGGTCTGAAGGCGGCTGCGGATCGCATCAACGCTCGACGCGAGGCCGCTGCACGTCCGGCCGTGCCAGGCCACGAGGGACAGAGCCCGGCGGACAAGGAGCTGCCCGCCGGGCGCCCGGGTCTGGGAAGGGCGGCGCGTGCCACGGGAGTGGTCGCGTCGGAGGGCATCAGCGAGTTCGGCTCCCGATTCGGGCCCGTGGGCAAGGTGATGAGCAAGCTCACCGCCCCCGCCGCCTCGGGTTTCTCGAAATGGGCGCGGGACAAACTGGATCCCAGGGGCAAGGCCGAACGCGACCGATCGGCGGCCGAGAAGGACGCGTTCGACAAGGCGTCGAAGGACCCCAAGAAGTTCGCGCAGGCGCAGCTCGACAAGGACCTTCGCGACGGTCAGGAGATCAACCGGCGTCTGCAGGATCCAGACGCGGCTGCGCGAGCCGACGCCGCGAAGGCAGCTCAGGGAACTCCGAGCAAGGCGGCCGCCGACCAGGGCGGACATCGCGTCCTGCGTGCGGTCGAGAAGGGCGCACCCGCTGTCTGCGAAACGGTGGGGGCGGGCGTCGGAACCTTCGTACCGGGCGCGGCTGCGGTTGCTCCGCTCGCCTCGAAGGTGCTCGGCACGGAGATCGCGCGGGCAGCGAAGAACAAGCGAGAGTCGAGCGAGGCCAAGGCGAAGGCCGCGGACACCGGCAAGGAGAGCCGCGCAGGCGAGGCCGGTGCGGGGAAGGGAGACGGTGGTGGACCGGGTCCCAAGGAGGCGGGACCGGAGACATCGGTGCCGGCATGGCGGCGATACGCGGCCAGCGGACTCCGCTTTGCCGGAAGGTCGGCCAACGAGGTGGTCAAGTCCGACCTGACTCGCCAGCCGGCCGAGCGACCCGCTGCCGAGTCTGGCAACACGAGCGATGTCGGGAAGTACGCGCAGGACGAGGC includes:
- the pdhA gene encoding pyruvate dehydrogenase (acetyl-transferring) E1 component subunit alpha; translation: MRSSAAGTDCVQLLTPEGERLRPAGYEDIDFTADEVRDFYRDFVLVRRIDTEATALQRQGELGIWASLLGQEAAQVGSARALRPNDFVFPTYREHGVAWCRGIDPIHLLGLFRGVDHGNWDPEEFNFGLYTIVIGAQCLHATGYAMGMMRDGAEDAVLAYFGDGASAQGDVNEALIWAGVFNTPVVFFCQNNQWAISVPLQRQSRTPLYKRAQGFGFPGIQVDGNDVFAVHAVTSRALASAREGNGPTLIEAVTYRMGAHTTNDDPSRYRIESEVEEWRLKDPIERVRVYLARSGLADQAFFDSIEEEANDLAASLRKRCVEMPDPDPTRMFSQVYAEPSPLLDQEREEYLSYLAGFEGGH
- a CDS encoding M48 family metalloprotease, yielding MASISRVRSRRPAHRACREDPKTMATCARCGHESAGQFCGNCGATLGGGPGGPQGGQGGGNGGPGATPPWASSGLVPPWQQHQAQTTTTLPPPGGGAPPGGPTAPGGGPAGSQPYVPPNAASGGPGEQVSWLERTFRGRPLHYPTTLYWITRACMRNPRGPMMAFFTTWFNVYLGLVLAAIGGVTGVIAGWLGGLTTAVGFIGDTGVGQFMPNAAFNISGALGAALGLVIGVLAGFLAGILWSPLLIYGVTEDIVPVIGWVIGQIVSGIVIGWLYTLFHNMFEGTIMRWKGARQLSRRENELIMPIVREMAHRLGMHGVPRVLMNESRDVNAYAGARHIVLNQGLLDEFEYDKEVLSGVIAHELTHWHNADPVSNAFVRGVAFPIYVMYTFCEWVRKALGPMLGPIFMLLFIWLIWPLYFIMRVMIAPAHATDTRPAEIIADRGAVQAGQRVGMRRALVRIKHAIDGGLSGWDEAMCRTHPPTELRLERMEEPGKSYPLPDPDGPTSSVAAAGAGGGSLMRD
- a CDS encoding 2-oxo acid dehydrogenase subunit E2; protein product: MGLKHFKLPDVGEGLTEGEILHWLVKPGDEVTVNQNLVEVETAKVAVELPSPWAGVVATLHVEEGTTVDVGAPIISIDVPGEPDDATGGDEDTAMLVGYGPKAGASRRRPRKATAAAAVREPEPAPAPEPEPAPVAEPAAEVVGVTVLAKPPVRKLAKDLGVDLRAVTATGAGGTITRDDVRAAAEAPSAPVAAPAGAPAPTGAGMPVVVPAAGWVPELSFAGPDRSARIPVRGVRKHTAAAMVTSAFTAPHVTEFVTVDATRTMKLVRRLKASPEFDGVKVSPLLLLAKGVLLALARNPIVNSTWVEESQEIVVRGYVNLGIAAATPRGLVVPHIPDADRLSLAGLAGALQELTDTARAGKTTPAAMQGGTFTITNVGVFGVDTGTPILNPGEAGILAMGAIREQPWVHKGAVVPRMVTTLGLSFDHRIVDGEQGSRFLRDIADFVEDPQTRLFAWT
- a CDS encoding alpha-ketoacid dehydrogenase subunit beta, which encodes MSKVTLGKAVNMGLRRALEDDQKVLIMGEDVGRLGGVFRVTDGLQKDFGEDRVVDTPLAESGIIGTAVGLAMRGYRPVCEIQFDGFVFPGFDQIISQLAKLRYRSQGRVQMPVVVRIPFGGGIGAVEHHSESPETFFVHIAGLKVVACSNPADAYWMIQQAVASDDPVIFFEPKRRYHDKGEVDVESTPDPLHASRVVRPGGHCTVVGWGPMVRTSLDAAAAAQDEGTELEVIDLRSLSPLDLEPVYDSVRRTGRLVVVNEAPRTGGLPGEIAAMVTERCFYHLEAPVMRVTGFDAPYPPARVEDSFLPDLDRVLDAVDRSLAY
- a CDS encoding TraM recognition domain-containing protein; amino-acid sequence: MTTAEQPAAIPPFQVTPRPNVFLGWDQARNYEKCWSGPEDSVGIIGPPRYGKSSGLVIPSVLWWGGPVVSTSTRGDILGFTGNWRRSIAQYYGGDVLIYDPFGSEYPDRSMHWSPLADCADPSVCYRRVAAMTAAASQGMQDGDHWRSGAASILRGYFHAAALEGLSITHVRRWLATQNISDAAAIMRMSSSPAAMWADDLDAMRHLGDRERGSFYSTARNTLEALSEPKALESCSRTDLNIDHFLRSSSSLFIIGPSHQQKAAAPLIAGLVDSIAHRAAELAAQQGGRLDPPLLLALDEVANIAPIESLPSLVSEGGGRGVITMWATQSLAQLRVRYGEEQQASILAATTAKLIFGGLSNGRDLNDISAWAGEEKQTQVTFSSGQGGQGRVGPWGGDSGGISGHSRTMGREQQVSSFMYPALPVNAIQLLPPLNAWLFYRSDRPLRVETRPAGAIPEYQAIRGFTP